The DNA sequence TATGCCGAGGTGATGCAGGGCGACAAGGAGCGCTTCAATCGCTTCTTCCACAAGATGCTCGATGCCGGCGTCTACTTTGCGCCGTCGGCCTTCGAAGCCGGTTTCGTGTCGGCCCAGCACAGCGACGCCATCATCGAGGAAACCATCGCAGCCGCTGCCAAAGCCTTCACTGAATTGGCTTGAGGCTGGCCAGGGCATTTCCGGGGACGCCAAGCCCCTCGCAGGAAATGCCCGCTGGACGGCGGGTAGCGACCGATATGAAGTTTCAGGACATGAAAAAAGGACGCCGCGGCGTCCTTTTTCTTCATCTCCCCGCCAGCCAACGCCAGTCGGGGGAGTCTGGCGGTACTTACACCGAGAACGAGGAACCACAACCGCAAGTGGTCGTGGCGTTCGGGTTCTTGATGACGAATTGCGCACCTTCCAGGTCGTCCTTGTAGTCGATCTCGGCGCCTACCAGATACTGGTAGCTCATCGAGTCGATCAACAGCTGGACGCCGTTCTTGCTCATGGTGGTGTCGTCTTCGTTGACGATTTCATCGAAGGTGAAACCGTACTGGAAACCCGAGCAACCACCACCCTGCACGAACACGCGCAGTTTCAGGTCGGGATTGCCTTCTTCCTCGATCAGTTGGGCCACCTTGGCGGCAGCGCTGTCGCTGAAGTTGATCGGGGCGGGCATGTCGGTTTGTTGCAGTTCGGCTACGGCATTCATTTCGGACTCCTGCTGGGCTTGAGGCGGATCAATACATTAGATCGATTCAGCCATTATAAGCGCTTGCGCATTTTCATGCTTCCGACGATGCCGCCAGTTTCAGCAGCGGCGTCTCCACCTGCTGGTCATGGCTGAGCTTGCCCGACACCAGGGCGCCGCCATGCATCTCCAGCGCCTTGTAGAAGACATTGCCGGTAATGCGAGCCTTGGGTTGCAGTTCCAGCAGCTCGCTGGAGTGGACGTCGCCGATGATCTCGCCATTGACGATCAGGTGCGCTGCGCGGATCTCACCGACTACCTTGGCGTGCTCGGAAATGACCAGCACGCTGGGCTGGCCGGCCTCGGCATTGATGTTGCCGGTGATGGCGCCGTCGATGCGCAGGCCGCCCTTGAAACCGACATCGCCCGTGATGTTGGTGGACATGCCGATCAGGCTGTCGATCGTGCTTTTGGTCTTGCGTGTAAACATGGGATCACCTCACAGATCTAACGATTGCTGGGCACGTACCTGGCCGCGGTCGAGAACACGGACCGCCACCGACTTGACGGTGGCGCCCTCGGGGATAGTCAGCAAGCCTTCTACCCGCTGGTAATACTTGAATGCGAGCCGGTAGCGCGCCTGGTCGGCGGCATTGCTTTCAGGGAAGTTGATGGTAACACCTTTGCCGCCCTGCACAATATTGACACTAAGCTGTAGGTTTCCTGCAAATTGTTGCGTTCCCCCACCACCTTGCATCACCAGCACGCGATAACGCAGCTGGTTGGGCGCGGCCTGTTCGGCCTTGAAGCGCTGGATGGTGATGCCGGGCGCGCCCAGGTTGGTCGGCAGGAGGCTGTCGAAGAAGGCCAGGTCTTCCTTCTGGCGGTTGTTTTCCGCCTCCAGGTTCTTGACCTGGCCAGCCAGCGTGGCCTGGGCCGTCTGGGCGATCTTCAGTTCATTTTGCGACGCGTTGGAGGCAGATTGCAAGCGCTCGTTTTCAGCGGTGAGCTTCTTGACCTGCTCGCTCAACTGCTCAATCTGCTCGCTGGCATCACCGGCGTCGCCATGCAGACCCGGCAGATTGTTGCGGCCGAGCTGGTAGGTCCAGACCGCCGCCGCCGCGCCCACGGCCACCACCGCTGCCCACAGCAAGATCAGCAGCGGCAGCGGGAGATGGCGCTTGATGGTCATCTTCGGCGCAGAAATGCTCATGCGCCGACGCCATAAGCGGTACTTCACGGCAGGACCGGGACCTGTTGCAGGCCGCTGGTTTCTTCCACACCGAACATCAGGTTCATGCACTGCACGGCCTGGCCGGAGGCCCCCTTCACCAGATTGTCCTGGACCACCAGCACCACCACCGTGTCGCCGTTGTCGGGACGATGCACGGCCAGGCGCAGCATGTTGGAGGCGCGCGTGGTGCGGGTTTCAGGGTGCGAACCGAAGGGCAGCACATCGACGAAGGGCTCATCCTTGTAAGCCTCTTCGAACAGGGCCTGCAGGGCAGCGTTGTCGATGTCGCGGGTCAGGCGTGCGTACAGCGTGGAATGCATACCGCGGATCATCGGCACCAGGTGCGGGGTGAACAGCAGGCCGACCTTGTCGCTGGTCAGGTGCGACAGACGCTCGATGGTTTCGGGGGAGTGACGGTGACCGGAGACGCCATAGGCCTTGAAGTTGTCGGAGGCTTCCGAGAACAGCAGGCTCAGCTCCGCCTTGCGACCAGCACCGGAGACACCCGACTTGCAGTCGGCGATCAGGTGCGAGGCATCAATCACGCCAGCCTTCAAGAGCGGGGCAAAGCCCAGTTGCATGGTGGTCGGATAGCAGCCCGGATTGCCCACCACGCGCGCCTTGCGGATGGCTTCACGGTTCAGTTCGGGCAGGCCGTAGGCAGCCTCCTTCAACAGCTCGGTGCAGCTGTGCGGCAGCTTGTACCACTTCTCGAAGGCCGCCACGTCCTGCATCCGAAAGTCGGCGGCCAGGTCGATCACCTTCACGCCAGCGGCCACCAGTTCAGGCGCCTGGGCCATGGCCACGCCGTGCGGGGTGGCGAAGAAGACCACGTCGCAATCGTTCAGTTGAGCCTTGTCGGGCGAGGAAAACGCCACGTCCACGCGGCCACGCAGGGAAGGATACATCTCGGCCACCGGCATCCCGTCTTCCTTGCGCGAGGTCACCGCCTGCACCCGGGCTTGCGGGTGGGTGGCGAAAATACGCAGCAATTCGACGCCGGTGTAACCGGTTCCGCCAACGATACCTACCTTGATCATGTCTGGTCCTTGCGAAAAAAGGCGAAGAAATGCGCCGGGGCACCGTAGCGCCTGACGCGCGTGTGATACACGCTGGAAAGCTTTCAATTCTAGCAGGAGAATATTTCCCGCTGATTTCTGGCCGGACAGTTATTCCCGAAATAGCCG is a window from the Herbaspirillum rubrisubalbicans genome containing:
- the erpA gene encoding iron-sulfur cluster insertion protein ErpA; the encoded protein is MNAVAELQQTDMPAPINFSDSAAAKVAQLIEEEGNPDLKLRVFVQGGGCSGFQYGFTFDEIVNEDDTTMSKNGVQLLIDSMSYQYLVGAEIDYKDDLEGAQFVIKNPNATTTCGCGSSFSV
- a CDS encoding bactofilin family protein, which encodes MFTRKTKSTIDSLIGMSTNITGDVGFKGGLRIDGAITGNINAEAGQPSVLVISEHAKVVGEIRAAHLIVNGEIIGDVHSSELLELQPKARITGNVFYKALEMHGGALVSGKLSHDQQVETPLLKLAASSEA
- a CDS encoding DUF6776 family protein, producing MSISAPKMTIKRHLPLPLLILLWAAVVAVGAAAAVWTYQLGRNNLPGLHGDAGDASEQIEQLSEQVKKLTAENERLQSASNASQNELKIAQTAQATLAGQVKNLEAENNRQKEDLAFFDSLLPTNLGAPGITIQRFKAEQAAPNQLRYRVLVMQGGGGTQQFAGNLQLSVNIVQGGKGVTINFPESNAADQARYRLAFKYYQRVEGLLTIPEGATVKSVAVRVLDRGQVRAQQSLDL
- the argC gene encoding N-acetyl-gamma-glutamyl-phosphate reductase; the encoded protein is MIKVGIVGGTGYTGVELLRIFATHPQARVQAVTSRKEDGMPVAEMYPSLRGRVDVAFSSPDKAQLNDCDVVFFATPHGVAMAQAPELVAAGVKVIDLAADFRMQDVAAFEKWYKLPHSCTELLKEAAYGLPELNREAIRKARVVGNPGCYPTTMQLGFAPLLKAGVIDASHLIADCKSGVSGAGRKAELSLLFSEASDNFKAYGVSGHRHSPETIERLSHLTSDKVGLLFTPHLVPMIRGMHSTLYARLTRDIDNAALQALFEEAYKDEPFVDVLPFGSHPETRTTRASNMLRLAVHRPDNGDTVVVLVVQDNLVKGASGQAVQCMNLMFGVEETSGLQQVPVLP